The nucleotide window AATACATTCTCGAAGTCCATCTCAAAGGTATGGAAATATATCTTTTACTGAATACATAAATCAGAATTTTTTCAGTTATTAAGTCAATATGTTTTCACAGGTTTTGAGAAAGACCAGTTAAAGATTCAAATCAGCAGAAATGGTGTCCTGACGATCAAAGGAAAACGTCCGATCGATGGAAGTAAATCGTCCGGATTTCAGAAAACGGTAAACGCTCCAAAGGATTGCAGAAAAGACGGGATTCGTGCAAAGTTATCAAAGGGTATTCTTACCATAACAATGCCGAAGAAAactcaagaaaatgaaaaacgaAGCTGTGGTCAGCCCGCAACAGGTAGTGGAGTAGCAACGTTGGAAAGGATTAACGCCAGAAGATGGTTTACTTCCCTGAAGGATTCGATCGTGAGGAATGAAAAAGGTGGAAGTACTGCACGGCGACTTGGGGCGGCGATTGGTGTAGTGGTGGCGGTGACTGTTGGAGGATATATAGCCTACAAAATTCGCCagtcttttcatttttaaagcGCATTGTTGTCTATTTGCTTAATCCTGGCGTATTTCAATCAATCCTACGAAAATTATTGTTGATGATGAATGATTTATTGAAATGAACTTCATTTGCCTTCACTCCGGTAGTGAATTTGGCTGTTgaccaaaatttataaaaaaaaaatctctagaGTTAGTGGTGATAATGGGTCATATTGTATCGAACCAGACTGAAATGGTAAGGCCAAAGTGCCACGGGTCTGTCAGTCGTGCCAACGTGAACCATTTTGTAGGCTGGACTGTGTGTTTAGTGACTAAcccacaaaaatataaaaatttttaattttttaatcttcataatttttttttaacttttaatttttgtgaacCATATTGTAATGGCTCCAGGGCTTTCCGGGGAGGTCCTAGCACAATCAGTTTTCTTTGCAGGGCGCTCCAATAGGCCGTGCTCAAATCTTGTCGGTTTTACCGGTTCAAGTATTGGCATGACTCACTGCCTCTTCTAACTTGAGATTGTTTGAATTGTAAACAATATCATTGAAGGCAATATAAAAACTATCTTCCAGTAGATGAACTATATTATGGATGAACATGAAATTCGAGTTACAGTTTAAATTAGATCGGCTTAgcattatatgtaaaaaaaaaaacctataaaacCCCCATGCATATATGGATATTACTCTCACCCCCCTGCCAGTTAAACCAAGTACCCTCAACTCCAAAACCAATTAAACATCTTATTTATTTACCcctaattcataaaataaaaaaatttaactgcAGTCTACCTTAAATCACCAaggttttttcctttaatatctatataatttaggATGTTTAGTGTTTCAATAAAACCAAGTATActtataatcaatattaatttaaatattaataatgatatatcagtatataattaaattattttaaatttataattaaataataatatatcattattgatatcaaaattaacaaTCATTATAAGTATCCACAATATTACTTTTAGTGTTTTctctgaaagaaaaaaaaaataaatttaacagaattttaataatatgtagAGAAGGGAGTTTTGAGAGAATTCTtgtaatttaagaaaatataaggGGTGAGATTTTATAGTATaacttatgaataaaattatgtatattaatattaaaatcattaaattattatataataacacatcaattTATTAGCATCTTTACTGCCAGCACTAAGAACATGCCTAAagtcaagaaaagaaaagtgataACCTACAGTCGGATTATTGGCTTTCCCATTCAAGAGGATAATACAACTGTAAGTAAATACCCTTAAACGCACATATCCTTAGGTTTGGTGAAGGAATAATTCCCCACAAAGAAACCTCCGGATGAACAATCTGTCACACTACATATAAAAACCATAAACAGGAGCATGAAGGGACACATATCTTTCAGTCGAGATTTCCTTAACACATTCCTTCAGGAAATCCAAGATCAATCAAAGCTAGCTTCACAAATTTCATGGCCACAAAGATCTCCTACGAGGATTTTGAACCCTTGTGCACATGGAGGAGAGAGGAAACCCAACACATTCTCCAAGTCCATCTCGAAGGTACATTCAAAgaactaattaattttacaataaatcaatattttaattcatgCCACCTTAATTCggttttcaatatatataggTTTCAAGAAACATCAGCTGAGGGTTCAAATCAACAGAGATGGTCTCCTAACAATCAGCGGAGAACGTTTTTTGGACGACAATCGAAAGAGCCGCTTTAGTAAAAGAATAAATCTCTCCAAAGATTTGAACCTGGGTGATATTCATGCTAAATTTTCAGGTGGAATTCTTTACATAACACTGCGAAAGACAACTTCTTCCTTCGAGACACCTCACGACCAACCTGCATTACCTcaaagaaatcaagaaaatgaaaacccGAAACAGCCGATTAATTATCGAGATAACGAGACTAATGGGTTAGGGTCTAAAGAATCAGGCGGTAAGATTGAGAAGGATGATAATATTGCTGCTTGGGGGACCACCATCAGAAAGCCCACAGAATGTGCAGCCGGGATCACAAGTTTAGTCACAGGGCTTAAAATGAGTAGAAAAACAGCGCTGAAACTGGGGGCAGTGGCGGcgttggtggtggtggtgagtGTCGGGGCCTTCGTTGCCTACAAATATCGCCGAGCTTTTCAAATTGAGGACTGAACTCTTGACGGTCTAATTCCGGTTCTTAATTTTAGTTCTTTGAATATTAATGTGTTGAAATGGAATCAACTCCACGGGCAGACGCAGGAGATTGGATTTGAGGAAgaaatattgtatatattaatttacttaaattataaagGATGACTGAATAAATAATGCTATTGtacaataatatttcattcGTTAGTAAGAAATGATaagaaaatagaataacaaaACACTGCATTAAATCCCAGTACAAGTCCAATCCAAAATCAATACCGAATccaatttagaataaaattaaaatatgttttaactattaaaataaaattaacccatatattgaatttaataaatagtattaaactataatttaattattagatgaaattgatttggttattatattaatataatataacatcatactaatataatataggtaaaacataattttaaaattttaattattttatattaatattattggtttAATTCACCAATTAGATTAATTAACACACAGACCAATCATTTGGTGGGATCTCGACCTGAATCCAGTCTAGATACATTGTAATGAAATCCAAGCAAAACGGCATGGATGTACCTGTCCTCTTCCAACTATTCTTCAAGTTCGAGACATGAAGAAAGGAGTACTTGAAGCTGTAAAACCcttataaaaaaccaaaaagccTTCAAGAAATCTCATGGAAATTTCTAAACccataacaaattttatttttctttgaggTAATTGGGCATTTTTAGACTCTAGACAGTGGGTCAAATCGGCCGATCTTGATATAATCTATCATACATAGGGATCGAGTCATACTTATACCCATCAATTGATAGGTCTTCCAAGGAAAGACATGAAGAATTTGAGGCCTACCGCAAATGGCAGAAAGATGAAAGCCATGAATAATGTGACTGTCTATATATTCATTCACTGCTTAATTTAATACGTCTATCaagtaacaaaaattaataattaacgtacaagattaatttgtaacagttttataattgaaaactttttaatggagatgatatgatataatattaaattaattttaaatgggTCATTAATTTGGGATTTTCTACCAGTAAAACTTGTTTGGAATGCATATTCTCAAACACTTACTTGGCATGTATCTCTTTCTCACTTGATTTACTCATTAATTCCCTCAATATAAATACTAGAATTCCCAACATCAATATCACAAATTTCTTCAGTTTATAGGGgcgggaggggatatcaatcctcgTCCTCATTACGGGGATAACAAATAATCTTTGTCTCGTCCACGCAAAGGAAAACCCCCTCTCCATCCCTTCCTcgtagggctagattcgagtcgagccgagctcgactcGCAGCCAGCtaggg belongs to Mangifera indica cultivar Alphonso chromosome 2, CATAS_Mindica_2.1, whole genome shotgun sequence and includes:
- the LOC123209739 gene encoding inactive protein RESTRICTED TEV MOVEMENT 2-like, whose translation is METQDSYEEFEPMCKWRTEEHQYILEVHLKGFEKDQLKIQISRNGVLTIKGKRPIDGSKSSGFQKTVNAPKDCRKDGIRAKLSKGILTITMPKKTQENEKRSCGQPATGSGVATLERINARRWFTSLKDSIVRNEKGGSTARRLGAAIGVVVAVTVGGYIAYKIRQSFHF
- the LOC123209766 gene encoding uncharacterized protein LOC123209766 yields the protein MATKISYEDFEPLCTWRREETQHILQVHLEGFKKHQLRVQINRDGLLTISGERFLDDNRKSRFSKRINLSKDLNLGDIHAKFSGGILYITLRKTTSSFETPHDQPALPQRNQENENPKQPINYRDNETNGLGSKESGGKIEKDDNIAAWGTTIRKPTECAAGITSLVTGLKMSRKTALKLGAVAALVVVVSVGAFVAYKYRRAFQIED